From Bufo gargarizans isolate SCDJY-AF-19 chromosome 10, ASM1485885v1, whole genome shotgun sequence, the proteins below share one genomic window:
- the LOC122920550 gene encoding methylthioribulose-1-phosphate dehydratase isoform X1 → MYYCNGDNCNQTDNAKEKGHPRNLIPELCRQFYNLGWVTGTGGGISIKYEDEIYIAPSGVQKERIQPDDLFICDIEERDISCPPPYKNLKKSQCTPLFMNAYTMRGAGAVIHTHSKAAVLTTLLFPGKEFQITHQEMIKGIRKCSSGGYYRYDDMLVVPIVENTPEEKDLKERMARAMDEYPDSCAVLVRRHGVYVWGDTWEKAKTMCECYDYLFEIAVQMKQLGLDPAALPAEENGIV, encoded by the exons ATGTATTACTGCAACGGGGACAACTGCAATCAGACCGACAACGCCAAG GAGAAAGGACACCCAAGAAACCTGATCCCGGAGCTCTGCCGACAGTTCTATAACTTAGGATGGGTGACAGGAACCGGGGGCGGCATCAGCATTAAATACGA GGATGAAATTTACATCGCTCCCTCTGGAGTCCAAAAAGAAAGGATTCAG CCGGACGACCTGTTTATCTGCGATATTGAGGAGCGTGACATCAGCTGCCCCCCACCTTACAAGAACCTGAAGAAAAGTCAATGCACCCCTCTGTTCATGAACGCTTACACCATGAGAG GCGCTGGAGCAGTGATCCACACTCACTCTAAGGCGGCGGTCCTGACCACGCTGCTCTTTCCAGGGAAGGAATTCCAGATCACGCACCAAGAAATGATTAAAGGAATTAGGAAGTGCAGCAGTGGGGGATATTACAG ATACGATGACATGCTGGTGGTTCCCATCGTAGAGAATACTCCCGAAGAAAAAGACCTCAAAGAACGAATGGCAAGAGCCATGGATGAGTATCCAGATTCCTGCGCTGTGCTGGTCCGACGTCACGGAGTCTACGTCTGGGGAGATACCTGGGAGAAAGCAAAGACTAT GTGCGAGTGTTACGACTACCTGTTTGAGATTGCGGTGCAGATGAAACAACTTGGCCTGGACCCCGCTGCTCTTCCTGCAGAAGAAAATGGAATTGTGTAA
- the LOC122920550 gene encoding methylthioribulose-1-phosphate dehydratase isoform X2: MEKGHPRNLIPELCRQFYNLGWVTGTGGGISIKYEDEIYIAPSGVQKERIQPDDLFICDIEERDISCPPPYKNLKKSQCTPLFMNAYTMRGAGAVIHTHSKAAVLTTLLFPGKEFQITHQEMIKGIRKCSSGGYYRYDDMLVVPIVENTPEEKDLKERMARAMDEYPDSCAVLVRRHGVYVWGDTWEKAKTMCECYDYLFEIAVQMKQLGLDPAALPAEENGIV; the protein is encoded by the exons ATG GAGAAAGGACACCCAAGAAACCTGATCCCGGAGCTCTGCCGACAGTTCTATAACTTAGGATGGGTGACAGGAACCGGGGGCGGCATCAGCATTAAATACGA GGATGAAATTTACATCGCTCCCTCTGGAGTCCAAAAAGAAAGGATTCAG CCGGACGACCTGTTTATCTGCGATATTGAGGAGCGTGACATCAGCTGCCCCCCACCTTACAAGAACCTGAAGAAAAGTCAATGCACCCCTCTGTTCATGAACGCTTACACCATGAGAG GCGCTGGAGCAGTGATCCACACTCACTCTAAGGCGGCGGTCCTGACCACGCTGCTCTTTCCAGGGAAGGAATTCCAGATCACGCACCAAGAAATGATTAAAGGAATTAGGAAGTGCAGCAGTGGGGGATATTACAG ATACGATGACATGCTGGTGGTTCCCATCGTAGAGAATACTCCCGAAGAAAAAGACCTCAAAGAACGAATGGCAAGAGCCATGGATGAGTATCCAGATTCCTGCGCTGTGCTGGTCCGACGTCACGGAGTCTACGTCTGGGGAGATACCTGGGAGAAAGCAAAGACTAT GTGCGAGTGTTACGACTACCTGTTTGAGATTGCGGTGCAGATGAAACAACTTGGCCTGGACCCCGCTGCTCTTCCTGCAGAAGAAAATGGAATTGTGTAA